CGCCGGACTCGGCGCGCTCATGGTCCTCTACATCGTCCTGGGAGGGATGCGGGCGGCCACGCTGGTCCAGACGGTCAAGGCGGTCCTGCTCGTGGCCGGCGGTGTCGCCCTGGCGGTGCTGATCCTGGCCAGGTTCGACTTCGACCCGGGCGCGCTTCTGAGCTCGGCGGTCAAGGGAAGTGGCCACGGGGACGATTTCCTGAGCCCGGGGCTTCGTTTCGGCGGCGGATCGACGGGACTGGACTCACTGAGCGAGCAACTGGCCCTGCTGATCGGAGCCGCCGGTCTGCCGCATCTGCTGATGCGGATCAGTACCGTCCCCACCCCGAGCGACGCACGTCGATCGGTCCAGTACGCCGCCCTGTTGACCGTCGTGTTCTATCTGGCCGCGGTCGTGCTCGGCTTCGGGGCCGCGGCGCTCGTCGGCACACAGGTGATCGCGGGGGACAGCCCCTCCGGCAACACGGCGGTGCTCCTGCTCGCGGCGGACATCGGTGGTTCGCTCCTGCTCACCGCTGTCGCGTGTCTGGCCTTCGCCACCGTCCTGGCCGTCGTCGCGGGCGTCACGCTCGCCGCCGCGACCTCCCTGGCCCACGACATCTACGGTGCCTTCCTGACCCGTGGCACGGCCTCCGGGCAGCGGGAGCTCGTCGTCGCGCGAGCGTCGGCCGTGGCGGTCGGAACGATCGCCACGCTGTTGGCCGTGTTCGCGCGCGGCCTCAACGTCTCGTTCCTCATCGGGCTGGCGTTCGCGGTGGCCGCCTCGGCGATCGTTCCCGCCCTGCTGTACGGCATGTACTGGAAGAACTTCACGACCCGCGGCGCGACTTGGAGCATCTACGGGGGTCTGCTGACCTCCGTGGCCCTGGTGGGGCTCTCGCCCCAGGTCTCGGGGAGCGCGACCGCGCTGCTCCCGCACCTGGACTTCGCGGTGTTCCCTCTGCGTAATCCGGGGCTCGTCGCGATCCCGGCCGGGTTCCTCCTCGGCTGGCTCGGCTCGGTACTTCCCGGATCAGCCGGGCGGGCCGATGCCGCCATGAGTGCGTACATGGACCCGGAGGGACACGAAGCCGCCGCGGGCACCGCGGTTCGGCCCCGCGCGTGAGCGTCACCTGCCCGACGAGATCGTCGAGACGCTTGTCACGGCGTGGTCAACGGTCCGCCGACAGACGCTGAGCAGGGCCGCACCCCGCTTACAGTGGTGGGGTGTCCTCAGGAAATGCCGTCGTAGCGCGCAATGTGCGTCTTCTCAGAGAGCAGCGGGGCCTGTCCCTGGCCGCGTTGGCCCGGGAGGCGGGCCTCGCCAAGCAGACGCTGTCGAACCTGGAACAGGGCACCGGCAACCCCACCGTGGACACGTTGTTCTCGATCGCGACGGCGTTGGGGGTGCCGGTGACCAGGCTGGTGGCCGAGCGCGAGCAGGTGATGACCGTTCAGCGCGGCGCCGACGTCGTCTGGAAGGAGCACGAGGGGTTCGCGACCCGGGCTCTGGACCATGTGTACGGCTCGGGTGTCATCGAGAACTACCTCGTACGCGTTTGCCCCGACCGGGACGGAGCGGGGAAGCCGACCGAGCCGCACCCGGTGGGCACGCTGGAGCACCTGTACGTGATCAGTGGCCGGGTGCGGGTCGGTCCGGCGGACAGCCCGGTGGAGTTGGACACCGGCGACTTCGTGCGCTATCCGGGCGACCGGCCGCACGTGTACCAGTCGCTGGAGGGGGAGAGCCTGGTGCACATCGTGGTGAGCGTGCCGCGCGTGCAGCCCGGCACCGGGGGCACGAACACGAGGCGGACCCACGACGACGGCGCGCACTGAGCCGCGCGTCGACCGGGTCGGAGGGAAAGTGCGCCCCCGGCGTCCTACGGCGTGTGCCGCTGGGCCTTGGCGGCGGCGTTGATCGCCCGCGCCGCCTCGTAGGCCACGCGGCGCAGGGCGGGGGCGAAGCGGGCCCGGTCGAAGCGGTGGTCCGCGCCGGCGACGGAGAGGGCCGCGACCGGGCGGCCCGCGGGCCCCATGACGGGGACGGCGACACAGGTGAGGCCGAGGGTGGCCTCCTGGCGGTCGTACGCGATGCCGTCCCGTCGGATGCGCTGCAGTTCGGCGCGGAAGGCGGTGGGCTCGGTGATCGTGTAGTCGGTGAGCTTCGGCAGCCCCGCCGCGATGGCCGCCTCCATGGCGTCGTGGTCGAAGGCCAGCAGGGCCTTGCCGACGGCCGTGCAGTACGCGGGCAGCCGGGCGCCGATGCGCGAGGGGGAGCGGGTGGCGCGGTGCCCGTGGATCTTGTTCACGTACACGATGTCGGTGTCGTGCAGCACCGCGAGGTGAACGGTCTCCTGGGTCAGCACGTACAGGTCCGCGAGATGGGGCAGCAGTCGCTCGCGCAGTACCAGGGAGGTCGGGCCGTAGACCCGGGTGCCTATGTCGAAGAGCTGGGCGCCCAGCCGGTAGTCGCTGCCGACCCGCTCGACCAGTTCGTTGCGCTGGAGGATGCCCAACAGCCGGAAGGCGGTCGATTTGGTGAGACGGGTACGGCGGGCCAACTCGCTCACGCCGATCTCCCGGTCCTCCTCGGCGAGCGACTTGAGCAGGACGAGTGCCTTGTCGACCGCGGTCCGCTGATCAGACGCGGCCGTCGGCGCCTGGGAACGCGGATCGTCCGCGAGCGAGGGATCTGCCGAGGAAACTGCGAGAGAGGGGTCGGTGAGTGAGCTCTCGATGAGATCGGACGTGGGGGAGTGAACTGACATGGCGGGCTCCCGGGACTGTGCGGATGCAGCCATCAAAATGGACGCGCGTCCAATGTAGAGGCCCCTTTGCGGGTTGTAAACGGTCGGGGACGGTCCGTCGATAGGGGCGCGTCGGCGTGCCACATCACGGCACGGTGGCTGGGCCGCGCCGCCGCCCCTGGAGTCTTCTGGGCGCATGCACCGACTCAACACCGCAGCGCCGACGCTCCGCCCAGCAGCCCGTGCGCGTCGGCACGGAGGCGCCGCGCGACCTGGGGAGTCGGGTGGCCCGGCGGTCCCGCGCCCCGGATCCGCACGACAGGGCTCCGCCCGGGTAACCGTGCCCGGACACCCACGCCCGCTCGGGCACGCGCCCGCACCCGCACCGCCACGCCGCCCATCCGCACCTCCGCGCCCACCCGCACTCGTGGCGCCCGCCGGCCTCTCCCCGGCCCCGATCCGCGACGAGGAGGCCCGGCGATGACTTCCCCGCCCGTACGGCCCAGCGACCGTCTCGCCGGCGTGCCGCGCCCGTCCGTCGACGTGAGCGCGTACCTCGACCTCGACCACGGGCTGATCGACCGCACGATCTTCAGCGATCCGGTGCTGTACCAGCAGGAGTTGCGCCGGGTCTTCGCGCCGAGCTGGCTGTTCCTCGCCCACGAGAGCCAGTTCGGCAAGCCCGGCGACTTCTTCACGACGTACATGGGAGAGGACCCGGTCATCGTCGCGATGGGCCGGGACCGGAGGCTGCGGGCGTTCCTCAACGCCTGCCGGCACCGCGGGATGCGGGTCTGCCGGGCCGACGCCGGCGCGACCAAGGCCTTCACGTGCAGCTACCACGGCTGGTCGTACGACACCTCGGGCAAGCTCGTCAACGTACCCAACCAGGGCGACTACCCGGACCACTTCGAACAGGACCGGTGGGGACTGGTCGAGGTCGCGCGGCTCGACTCGTACAAGGGGCTCGTCTTCGCCACCTGGGACCCCGACGCGCCGCCGCTCGTCGAGGCGCTGGGCGGGATGACCTGGTACATGGACGCGATGCTGGACCGCGATCCGGAAGGCACCGAGGTCGTCGGCGGGGTGCACAAGTGGGTGCTGGAGGGCAACTGGAAGCTGGCGGCCGAGCAGTTCGCCTCCGACTGGTACCACGTCAACATCTCGCACGCCTCCGCGCTGATGGTCATGTCGCCGACGGGCAAGGGACCCAGGACGGAGATCGTGCAGACCCCCGGACGGCAGTACGCCGATCCGCTCGGGCACGGACACGGCTTCCCGACCCACCCCAAGAGCCGCTTCGACGACCGGATCGTGCACGCCCACTACGACTACGAGGCGCTGCGCGAGCGGCTCGGCGACGCGCGGGTGGAAGGGCCGATGACCACCGGCCACGCCACCGTCTTCCCCAACTTCTCCTACCTCCCGGTCAACGGCTCCATCCGGGTCTGGCACCCCAAGGGCCCGGACCGCATGGAGGTCTGGGCCTGGACGCTGGTCGACAGATCCATGCCGGACGAGGTGAAGAACGCCCAACGGCTCTACAACCTGCGCACGTTCGGGCCCACCGGGATCTTCGAGCAGGACGACGGCGAGAACTGGAGCGAGTGCCAGGCCACGGCCCATGGGTTCGTCTCCGGCTCGATGACCCTCAACTACCAGATGGGCCTGGGGCTGGAGAGCGAGGACGGTGTCCATCCGGGCACCACCGGCCGCCTCTACACCGACGGCGCCGCCCGCGGCCTGTACGCCCGCTGGCGCGACCTGATGAACACGCCCGCCTGGCACGAGAAGGACTCCTGATGAGCACGAACACGAGCGGCACCGCCGTGCGCGTCGCCACCGTCGGCGACATCGAGGACGGCGAGGCGCTGAAGGTACCGGCCGAGGCCAGCGGTCACGGCGAGGCCATCGCCGTCTTTCACGACGGCGGCGCCTACTACGCCCTCGACGACACCTGCTCGCACGGCCGGGCGTCCCTGTCCGAGGGCTGGATCGAGGACGGCGAGGTCGAGTGCCCGCTGCACAGTGCCCGCTTCTGTCTGAAGTCCGGCGAACCCCAGTGCATGCCCGCCACCCTCGCCGTGCGCACCCACCGCGTCGAGGTCCGCGACGACGTCATCTGGCTCCACCCCGGCCGGCCCGACGAGCGGGCCGCCGAATGAGCCCCCCTCCCCCCGCGCCCCGGCGGATCGCCGTCGTCGGCGCGGGCCCGGCCGCCGTCTCCACCTGCGACGCGCTGCGCGCCCAGGGGTACGACGGGGAACTGGTCCTGTACTCCGCCGAGCACGGGCTGCCGTACGACCGACCGCCGCTCAGCAAGGACGTCCTGCTCGGCAAGGCCCGGCGCGCGGACGTCCTGCTGCGGCCCGAGAGGTGGTACGAGGAGCAGCGCGTCCAGGTGCGTGAGGACGCCCGGGTCGGCGCGATCCGGCCCCACTCGGGCGGCGTGGAACTGGCCGACGGCACGATCGCCGAGGCCGACCGGATCGTGCTGGCCACGGGAGGCACGCCGCGTCCGCTGCCGGTGCCCGGCGACGACCCGGCGGTCCGTCGACTGCGTACCTGGGACGACGCCGAAGGCCTCCGGGAACGTCTGCTGCCCGGCGCCCGGGTGATCGTCGTCGGCGCAGGCCTGATCGGCGCCGAGACCGCCGCCGTCGCCGTGGCCCTGGGCTGCCGGGTCACTCTCGTCGACCCCGTGCCGGTGCCACTGGCGGCGGCCGTCGGCGGCGACATCGCGGGCGCCCTGCACCGCAGGCACACCACCGAGGGAATCGAGGTCGTCACCGCCGGGGTCCAGAGCGTCGAACGGAGCCCCCAGGGCCTCCGCGTACGCCTCACCGGGCACGGCGGCACCCTGACCGCCGACACGCTGGTGGTGGGCATCGGAATCCGCCCGGCCACGGAAGCGGCCGAGGCCGCCGGGCTGCGCGTCGACAACGGCGTCGTCGTCCACCCCGGGCAGCGCACGTCGCACCCGAACGTCTTCGCCGTCGGCGACGTGGCCCGCCCCGACGGCCACCGCGTACGCCACGAACACTGGGAGGCCGCCCAGCGGGACGGTGAGGCCGCCGCCCTGGGCATCCTGGGCCGTCCGGTGCCGGACCCGGGCGTGCCCTGGTTCTGGTCCGACCGGCACGGCTCGCGCCTGGAGGCGGTCGGCACCATGGCGGACGCCGGGCGACACGTACTGCGCGGCGATCCCGACAGCGGCTCCTTCACCGCGTTCGGCCTGCGCGGCGACCGCCTGGTCGCGGCCGCCGCCATCGACCGCGCCCGGGACATCAAGGCCGCCCGGCGTCTCATCGACCGCGGTGTCCGGCTGTCCGCCACGGAACTGACCGACGAGCGCACCGACCTACGCGCCCTGCTCAGGCGATGACCCCGGCGGGGACCGTTCGCCCGCCTGCCCACGCGGCCGTGCCGCTCCACGGCACACACGCTCCCCGCGCCCCGCGCTCCGCGCTGGAATGCCCGCAAGCAGTGAGGCCCGCAGGAGGAACCACCGATGACCACGCACGCACCGGAGCCGGCGGTCGACTCGACGCAGAGGGTGTCCGATGCCGATGTCCGGCTGCACTTCGAAGTCCAGCGGTTGTACGCCCTTGAGGCGCAGTTGCTCGACCAGCACCGCTACGCGGACTGGCTGGAACTGTTCACGGAGGATCTGCACTACTGGGCGCCGGTGCGCACCAACCGGCTGCGGCGACAACAGGCGCTGGCCGACGGGACACCCGGCGAGGTGGCGATCTTCGACGAGACCAGGGCGAGCCTGGCCTGGCGGATCCGCCGCTTCGACTCGGGCATGGCCTGGGCCGAGGACCCGCCGTCCAGATCCCGGCACCTGATCACCAACGTCATGGTCAGGGCTGCCGAGAAGCCGGGGGAGTACGTCGCCGAGTCGGCCTTCCTCTGCTACCGCAACCGCCTGGAACGCGAGGTCGACCTCTACGCCGGCGGACGCACCGACCGGCTGCGCCGCGACCCGGACGACGGACGGCTGCTGATCGCCCGCCGCACGATCCTGCTCGACCAGAACGTCCTGCTCGCCAAGAACATCAGCACGTTCCTCTGACCGGAGAGCCGAAAGCCGGACAGCCGGATGAACGAACAACCTGGAGACCTCGCGTGACCAAAGACCAGACCGAAGAGCCGAAGCTCGTCGAGCACACCGTGCGGACCACGCTCGGGCCCGTCGCGGTCAGCGAGACCGGTGAGGGGCCGGTGCTGGTGATGCTGCACGGCGGCGGTCCCGGCGCGAGCGCGGTCGCCAACTACCACCAGAATCTGCCCGCCCTCGCCCCCCGCTTCCGCGTGCTCCTGCCCGACCAGCCGGGTTTCGGCGGCAGCTACCGTCCCACCGAGGCGGATCTCGACGCCCGCAGCATCACCGAGATCACCGTCGACGCGCTGCTGCAGACCCTGGACACCCTCGGCATCGACCGCTTCCACCTGCTCGGCAACAGCCTCGGCGGTGCCGCGGCCATCGCCACCGCGCTCGAAGTCCCCGAGCGGGTCGAGAAGTTGGTGCTGATGGCACCCGGCGGCGGCTGGCTGCCCTTCGGACCCACCCCGACCGAGGGACAGAAGGCCATGTTCCGCTACTACAACGGCGAGGGCCCGACGCCGAAGAAGATGCGGGACTTCATCGGCGTGATGACCGCCGAGCCCAAACGCTGGGCGGACACCGCCCAGGCCCGCTACGAGGCCTCGCTCGACGAGTCCCACATCGCCTTCTACCACGCCTACAACGCCGCCTTCGCCAAACGGCACGGCATGGACCCGCTCTGGCAGCGCGTCCACCGCATCAAGGCCCCCACCCTCCTGCTCTGGGGCCGGGACGACCGCACCATCACCCTGGACGGCGCCCAGTTGATGCTCAAGCAGATCCGGGACGTCCGACTGCACGTCTTCGGCGGCTGCGGCCACTGGGTGCAACTGGAACGCCGGGCCGAGTTCGAACGCCTGGTCACCGACTTCCTCGGGGAGGCCTGATCCATGGGCAGGGGATGGCTGGAGAACGAGGTCGCTCTAATCACCGGCGGGGGCTCCGGCATCGGCCGCGCCGTCGCCCTGCGCTACCTCGCGGAGGGCGCCCGCGTCGCGATCCTCGGCCGTACGGCCGCGCAACTGGAGGAGGTGGTCCGCGCCGCCGGAGAGCTGGGTGACCGGGTACTGCCCCTCACCGGCGACGTACGCAGCACGGACGATCTGCACCGGGCGGTGGAGACGACCGTCGAACGGCTCGGCAAACTCGACGTCCTCGTCCCGAACGCCGGTATCTGGGACTACCACCGCAGTGTGACCCGCCTGTCGGGCAAGGAACTGGGCGAGGCCTTCGACGAAATCTTCGCGATCAACGTCAAGGGGTACGCGCTGGCCGTGGAGGCCGCCTGGCGGGAGCTGGTCGCCACGCGCGGCAGCATCGTGATGACCCTCTCGAACGCCTCCCTGCACACCGACGGCGGCGGCTCCCTCTACACCGCCAGCAAGCACGCCTGCCTCGGCCTGCTGCGCCAGTTCGCCTTCGAACTGGCGCCGAGCGTCCGCGTCAACGGGGTAGCCGTCGGCGGCATGCGCACCCAACTGCGCGGCCCCGAGAGCCTCGGGCTGCACCACCGCACGCTCGCCGCGTCCTTCGCCAGGAACGAGGAGGCCCAGGCTCTCTCCGGCGAGAGGCCGCCGCCGCTGATCCCGTTGTACGACTCCAGCGTTGAACCGGAGGACTTCACCGGTCCGTATGTCCTGCTGGCCTCCCGCACCGACAGCGGCACCGTCACCGGTGCCGTGATCCCCGCCGACGGCGGCATCGCCGTACGCGGTTTCCGCGCCCCCGCCGGCGGCGCGGGCCTGTGACCCACACCGACGAACGTCTCGCCCGACAGCCATTGAAGGAGCCGCCGTCATGGCCGCCGTCGACATCAGTCCAGCCGCCGCGCTGCACCGCAGAGCCCTGCACCCCACGCCGACCGCCCTCGTGTACGAGGGCCGCGAGATCTCCGCGGCACAACTCGACGGTACGGTCGGGGAGTTCGCCGCCGGGCTGTCGGACCACGGGCTGCGCCGCGGGGACCGGATCGCCTACCTCGGCCTCAACAGCGCGACCTTCCTGGAGACGCTGTTCGCCGCGGCCCGTCTCGGGGCGGTCTTCGTCCCCCTCAACTTCCGCCTCGCGGCCGACGAGGTCCGCCACATCCTCAACGACTGCGGCGCCCACACCGTCGTCGTCGAGGAGGGCCACCGCGAACTGGCGGAGTCGATCCTGCACGACATACCCGCCCGCAGCCGTCTGCTGGTCGACACCGACCCCGCGTGCCCGGCGACGGACGAGCCCGCGCCCGGCTGGACGCCGCTGTCCACGCTGCGCGGCCCGCACCGCCCCGTAAGGGAACCCGTGGCGCTGTACGACGACGACCTCGCGGCCCTGATGTACACCTCGGGCACCACCGGCCGGCCCAAGGGGGTCATGCTCACCCACGGCAACCTGTGGTGGAACGCGGTCAACGTCGACGCCGTCGTGGACACCCGCTGCGACGACGTGAACCTGGCCCTCGCCCCGCTGTTCCACATCGGCGGGCTCAACGCCCTCACCCTGCGCACCCTGGTGCGCGGCGGCACCGTGGTGCTGCGCCGGGCCTTCGAACCGGCCCAGTGCCTGCGGGACCTCGTCGAGCATCGCGTGAACACCTTCTTCGCGGTCCCGGCCATGTACACGGCCCTCGCCCGTGTGCCCGGTTTCGCGGACGCCGACCTCGGCGCCCTCCGGTCCGCGATCGTCGCGGGGGCTCCCGTCCCACCACAGCTGATCCGGGACTACGGCGAGGCGGGCCTGCTGCTCCAGCAGGCCTGGGGGCTGACGGAGACGGCACCGTTCGCCACCTACCTGCCGGCCCGGCTGACCCTGGAGAAGACCGGATCGGCCGGCGTCGCGATGCCGTACACGGAGATCCGGTTGACGCACCCCGCCACCGGGGCCGGGATCGACGGACCGGACACCCAGGGCGAGATCTGCGTACGCGGCCCCAACGTCACCTCCGGCTACTGGGACAACCCGGACGCCACCCGGGCCGCCTTCGACGACATGGGCTGGTTCCACAGCGGGGACATCGCCTACCGGGACAAGGACGGCTTCTACTACATCGTGGACCGCCTCAAGGACATGATCATCAGCGGTGGCGAGAACGTGTATCCCGCCGAAGTGGAACGCGTCCTCGTCGAGTACCCGGGCATCCTGGAGGCCGCCGTCGTCGGGGTACCGGACGCCAAGTGGGGCGAGACCGTGCTGGCCGTCCTGAGCTGCGCGTCCGGTACGCGGCCCACGGTGGAGGAGGTACGGGCGTTCGCCGACCGGTATCTGGCCCGCTACAAGCTCCCCACCGACGTCATGGTCATCGACCGGCTGCCCCGCAACGCCAGCGGCAAGCTGGACAAGATCGAGCTGCGCCGGTGGGTGACGGCGCGGCGCAGCGCGCCGAGCGCGCCGACGTCCTGACCCACCATCCAGGGAGCACGAGTCGTGGTCACACTTCCCGACATCGCGCCGCGGACCACCGTCGGCGACCGCTGGTTGCTGCGACCGCTCGACGGAGCGTCCGGCGAACCGCTCGGCGCACGCGGGGCGGCCGCGCGCGGTTACGCGGCCTCGTACGGTGCCGGGAACGGTCCCGGGGACCGGGGCGGAGACGAGGGGGGACCCGAGCGCGGACCCGAGGAGTTCCGCGTCCATGTCCAGCGGGTCCAACACCATCCGGTGCGGGCCTGTTACCCCTTCGGCGCGCACGACCTCGTCGTCTGGCTCGGCGACGGCGGCACGGGAAGAACCGAGCACGGCGACCGTGCCGACCACGCGGACCGCGTCCCCGAGGCGGCCGGCGCGGACCTGCTGCGCGTCCTCGTTCCCGCGCTCTTCGCCGCCGCCCCGCGCTGCCGTCGCGTCATCGCCGCCCCGGACGAGCGCGACGTCCACGCCCAGCGCGTCCTGTCGGCCGGGGGGTTCCGCAGGATCACCGAGGCGGATCTGCCCGACTGCTCCGTCGTCCTGTTCGCCGCCGAACCACCGGCTCTCGCCGAGCTGTCCACGGCCCTCGACGACATGCCTCACTGAGGGGCAGCCCGAACCGGCTCCCCTCAGCCGCAGCCGCGCCGCGAGCCGGGTTCCTCCCGGCTCGCGGCGCGGCTGCGGCGTGCCCGCGCACATCCCTGGTGCGTACACGCAAACCGTGCTGCCCAGCGGCACACGCGCTAGGGCAGCACGGCCGGTCGGCGCGACCGTGGCCGCGTGCTTGCCGCAACCGCAATTTCCCAGAGCGCCGCCGACCCGCTGTCGGGGCTGGTGCTGCGCGATGTCCCCGAGCCGACCCCGCGCCCGGGGTGGTCACGCGTCCGTGTCGTGGCCTCCTCGCTGAACATGCACGACGTGTGGACGCTGAGAGGAGTGGGGCATCCTCCCGACCGGCTGCCGATCACCCTCGGGTGCGACGCGGCCGGCTACGACGAGGACGGCAACGAGGTCATCGTCCACCCGGTGATCGGCGATCCGGACGCGGGTCGGGGCGACGAGACGCTGGACCCCGGTCGCGCGCTGCTGTCCGAGCGGCACGACGGCGCGTTCGCGGAGTATCTGACCGTTCCCGCCCGCAACCTGGTACCGAAGCCGGACTGGCTCTCGTTCGACGAGGCCGCCTGTCTGCCCGTCGCCTGGACCACCGCGTACCGCATGCTGTTCACCCAGGCCCGGATCACCGCCGGCGACCGGGTGCTCGTGCAGGGCGCGGGCGGCGGTGTCGCCTCCGCGGCCATCAGGCTCGCCGTGGCCGCGGGTGCCGTCGTCTACGCCACCAGCCGAAGCGCGGACAAGCGCGCCGAGGCCGTGTCCTGGGGAGCACGCGCCGCCGTGGCCCCGGGCGAGCGGCTGCCCGAACGGGTGGACGTGGTGATCGAGACGGTCGGCGAGGCGACCTGGTCGCACTCGCTGAAGTCGCTCCGCCCCGGTGGCACGGTCGTCATCGCCGGCGCGACGAGCGGGATGAACCCGCCGGCCGACCTCGGGCGGATCTTCTATCTCCAGCAGCGCATCCTCGGCTCCACCGGCTGCACCCGCGTCGAACTGGTCGCGATGCTGCGGCTGATGGAGGCCACCGGCGTCCGCCCGGTCATCGACCGGACCCTTCCGCTCGCCGAGATCCACAAGGGCTTCCAGCTCATGATCGACGGCGGTCTCACCGGAAAGCTCGTCGTCCACCCGCCGGGCCCGGCCCGCCCCCGCACCTCGCACAAGTAAGGAAGCGTCATGACCGCAGCAGCCGTCGGGCTGTCCCATTCGCCCCTCATCGGCAAGAACGATCCCGACCCCGAGGTCCTGGTGCGGGTCGACCGGGCCGTCGAGGGAGCCCGCGAGTTCGTCCGCGCCCACGATCCGGAACTGGTCGTCCTCTACGCGCCCGACCACTACAACGGCTTCTTCTACAAGGAAATGCCGCCCTTCTGCCTGGCCACGGAGGCCCACGCGGTGGGCGACTTCGGCACGTCGGCCGGCCCGCTGTCGGTCGACACCGCCGCGGCGCGGGCGCTGGCCCGGGGCGTGCTGGACCGGGGTGTCGATCTGACCGTCTCGGCCCGGATGACCGTGGACCACGGATTCGCGCAGCCCCTGGAGGTCCTCTTCGGCGGGATAGACAAGGTGCCCGTGGTGCCGGTGTTCGTCAACGGTGTGGCCACTCCGCTCGGCCCCGTCGGCCGGGTCCGTGCGCTCGGTACCGCGATCGGCCGGGCAGCGGCCGAACTCGACCGCAGGGTCCTGTTCCTGGCCTCCGG
The DNA window shown above is from Streptomyces akebiae and carries:
- a CDS encoding acyl-CoA synthetase — its product is MAAVDISPAAALHRRALHPTPTALVYEGREISAAQLDGTVGEFAAGLSDHGLRRGDRIAYLGLNSATFLETLFAAARLGAVFVPLNFRLAADEVRHILNDCGAHTVVVEEGHRELAESILHDIPARSRLLVDTDPACPATDEPAPGWTPLSTLRGPHRPVREPVALYDDDLAALMYTSGTTGRPKGVMLTHGNLWWNAVNVDAVVDTRCDDVNLALAPLFHIGGLNALTLRTLVRGGTVVLRRAFEPAQCLRDLVEHRVNTFFAVPAMYTALARVPGFADADLGALRSAIVAGAPVPPQLIRDYGEAGLLLQQAWGLTETAPFATYLPARLTLEKTGSAGVAMPYTEIRLTHPATGAGIDGPDTQGEICVRGPNVTSGYWDNPDATRAAFDDMGWFHSGDIAYRDKDGFYYIVDRLKDMIISGGENVYPAEVERVLVEYPGILEAAVVGVPDAKWGETVLAVLSCASGTRPTVEEVRAFADRYLARYKLPTDVMVIDRLPRNASGKLDKIELRRWVTARRSAPSAPTS
- a CDS encoding acetyltransferase — encoded protein: MVTLPDIAPRTTVGDRWLLRPLDGASGEPLGARGAAARGYAASYGAGNGPGDRGGDEGGPERGPEEFRVHVQRVQHHPVRACYPFGAHDLVVWLGDGGTGRTEHGDRADHADRVPEAAGADLLRVLVPALFAAAPRCRRVIAAPDERDVHAQRVLSAGGFRRITEADLPDCSVVLFAAEPPALAELSTALDDMPH
- a CDS encoding zinc-binding dehydrogenase codes for the protein MLAATAISQSAADPLSGLVLRDVPEPTPRPGWSRVRVVASSLNMHDVWTLRGVGHPPDRLPITLGCDAAGYDEDGNEVIVHPVIGDPDAGRGDETLDPGRALLSERHDGAFAEYLTVPARNLVPKPDWLSFDEAACLPVAWTTAYRMLFTQARITAGDRVLVQGAGGGVASAAIRLAVAAGAVVYATSRSADKRAEAVSWGARAAVAPGERLPERVDVVIETVGEATWSHSLKSLRPGGTVVIAGATSGMNPPADLGRIFYLQQRILGSTGCTRVELVAMLRLMEATGVRPVIDRTLPLAEIHKGFQLMIDGGLTGKLVVHPPGPARPRTSHK
- a CDS encoding 3-carboxyethylcatechol 2,3-dioxygenase — translated: MTAAAVGLSHSPLIGKNDPDPEVLVRVDRAVEGAREFVRAHDPELVVLYAPDHYNGFFYKEMPPFCLATEAHAVGDFGTSAGPLSVDTAAARALARGVLDRGVDLTVSARMTVDHGFAQPLEVLFGGIDKVPVVPVFVNGVATPLGPVGRVRALGTAIGRAAAELDRRVLFLASGGLSHDPPVPVLDGAPPRVADALIEGRPPTPEQRAKAEQRVVQAGRDYAAGSTAMIPINPAWDNRFLDHVENGELAEFDTWTVEGMAGEGGNSAHEVRTWIAAFASLAATGPYDLVSRFYEAVPAWIAGFAVATAKGR